In Chelonoidis abingdonii isolate Lonesome George unplaced genomic scaffold, CheloAbing_2.0 scaffold0027, whole genome shotgun sequence, a single genomic region encodes these proteins:
- the BBIP1 gene encoding BBSome-interacting protein 1: protein MAEGKFLFREVLPKQGQLSVEDVATMVLCKPKLLPLKSFTLEKLEKMQRAAQETIRQQEAAQREQQQQSKQLGP, encoded by the exons ATGGCTGAGGGCAAGTTCCTCTTCCGGGAGGTGCTGCCCAAGCAAG GGCAGTTGTCAGTGGAGGATGTGGCTACCATGGTGTTATGTAAGCCAAAACTGTTGCCTTTAAAATCTTTTACCCTAGAAAAGCTAGAGAAAATGCAGCGAGCCGCACAAGAGACCATTCGCCAGCAAGAAGCGGCacagagggagcagcagcaacaaagcAAACAACTGGGTCCATGA